The following are from one region of the Theropithecus gelada isolate Dixy chromosome 6, Tgel_1.0, whole genome shotgun sequence genome:
- the NIPAL4 gene encoding magnesium transporter NIPA4, producing the protein MELRVSNASCENGSLLHLYCSSQEVLCQIVGDLSPEVPSNATFHSWQERIRQNYGFYIGLGLAFLSSFLIGSSVILKKKGLLRLVATGATRAVDGGFGYLKDTMWWAGFLTMAAGEVANFGAYAFAPATVVTPLGALSVLISAILSSYFLGESLNLLGKLGCVICVAGSTVMVIHAPEEEKVTTIMEMASKMKDTGFIVFAVLLLVSCLILIFVIAPRYGQRNILIYIIICSVIGAFSVAAVKGLGITIKNFFQGLPVVRHPLPYILSLILALSLSTQVNFLNRALDIFNTSLVFPIYYVFFTTVVVTSSIILFKEWYSMSAVDIAGTLSGFVTIILGVFMLHAFKDLDISCASLPHMHKNPPPSPAPEPTVIRLEDKNVLVDNIELASTSSPEEKPKVFIIHS; encoded by the exons ATGGAGCTGCGGGTCAGCAACGCCAGCTGCGAGAATG GTTCCCTGCTCCACCTCTACTGCTCCTCCCAAGAAGTCCTGTGCCAGATTGTCGGTGACCTCAGCCCTGAGGTGCCCAGCAATGCCACCTTTCACAGCTGGCAGGAAAGGATCCGGCAGAACTATGGCTTCTACATCGGCCTGGGCCTGGCCTTCCTGTCCAGCTTCCTCATCGGCAGCAGCGTCATCCTCAAGAAGAAAGGCCTCCTGCGACTCGTGGCCACGGGAGCCACGAGAGCTG TGGACGGAGGCTTCGGCTACCTGAAAGATACAATGTGGTGGGCTGGATTTCTCACCA TGGCTGCTGGAGAAGTTGCCAACTTTGGAGCCTATGCATTTGCACCTGCAACAGTCGTCACGCCTCTGGGAGCACTGAGTGTCCTCATAAG TGCCATCCTCTCCTCATATTTCCTGGGAGAGAGTCTGAACCTGCTGGGGAAGCTGGGCTGCGTGATCTGTGTGGCCGGCAGCACGGTGATGGTGATACATGCCCCTGAGGAAGAGAAGGTCACCACCATCATGGAGATGGCTTCCAAGATGAAAGACACAG GGTTCATCGTGTTTGCTGTGCTTCTGCTGGTGTCATGCCTCATCCTCATCTTTGTTATCGCCCCACGTTACGGGCAAAGGAATATCCTCATCTACATCATCATCTGCTCTGTGATCGGGGCCTTCTCCGTGGCTGCTGTCAAGGGGCTGGGCATCACCATCAAGAACTTCTTCCAGGGGCTGCCAGTTGTCAGGCACCCGCTCCCCTACATCCTGTCCCTCATCCTGGCACTGTCCCTCAGCACTCAGGTCAACTTCCTCAACAGGGCACTGGACATTTTCAACACCTCCCTGGTGTTCCCCATCTACTACGTGTTCTTCACCACGGTGGTCGTTACCTCGTCCATCATCCTCTTCAAGGAGTGGTACAGCATGTCTGCTGTGGACATTGCGGGCACCCTCTCGGGCTTTGTCACCATCATCCTGGGCGTGTTCATGCTGCATGCTTTCAAAGACCTGGACATCAGCTGCGCCAGCTTGCCCCACATGCACAAAAACCCACCCCCTTCTCCCGCCCCAGAACCCACTGTCATTAGACTGGAAGACAAGAACGTCCTTGTGGACAATATAGAACTCGCCAGCACCTCATCGCCAGAAGAGAAACCCAAAGTATTTATAATCCATTCTTGA